One Patescibacteria group bacterium DNA segment encodes these proteins:
- a CDS encoding ribbon-helix-helix domain-containing protein, with protein sequence MITYNISLNKELAKIVDKQIKSGKFANRSEFFRQLLRSVFLSREKNDITDDFIYREPYYSELKQRVKNLETEKEKFIKNNKK encoded by the coding sequence ATGATTACTTATAACATCTCTTTAAATAAAGAATTAGCGAAAATCGTTGATAAACAAATTAAATCAGGAAAATTTGCTAATCGCAGCGAATTTTTTCGCCAGCTTTTGCGGTCTGTGTTTTTGTCAAGAGAAAAGAATGATATTACCGACGATTTTATTTATAGAGAGCCGTATTATAGCGAATTAAAACAAAGAGTAAAAAATTTAGAAACAGAAAAAGAAAAATTTATAAAAAACAATAAAAAATAA